In the Salvia miltiorrhiza cultivar Shanhuang (shh) chromosome 8, IMPLAD_Smil_shh, whole genome shotgun sequence genome, GTATCTCGAGGCTCTGGTTTTGACATTTTTCGAAATATTTCTAgagtttatttaaaaatatagtatttgCCTTGTTAAATACTTTAAAGTTCACAAAATATATACACACCATCTGGAACATATTAGCTCCTCCTAGAAAACGCGTTTGTTTAGTTTTCCGTTTTAGACAAAATTCGGCGGCTGCTTCCGTGATATTTCTCGTCTTCCTTAAAAATCACCTATCAGTTGACTTTTCTGTCTCTACAGTTAGAAGAAGAAGGGAAGGGTATGGTATATTGGTATTGTAGTTGAAGCAGCCCAGCACGACAGGAGACTTGTTTGACCAGTCCCTCCTCTTACTCATTCaaccttcttcatcttcaccCACCCTTATATCAAAACCCCCAATTCCCCTCTCCatctccaaacttatttcaaactatttatctttttaaataaaaataaaaatgaacgaTCTATTCTCGGGCTCCTTCTCCCGCTTCCGCGGCGGCGACCAGTCCCCGCCGCCGACCCACAACATCGAGCTCTCGGACGTGGCCGGCGGCGTCAACCTCGACCGCTTCTTCGAGGACGTGGAGGCGGTGAAGGACGAGCTCCGCGACCTGGAGTCGCTCCACAGCCAGCTCCAGACCGCCCACGAGCAGAGCAAAACCCTACACAACGCCAAGGCGATCAAGGACCTCCGATCGCGCATGGACGGCGACGTGGCGGCGGCGCTGAAGAAGGCGAAGGTCGTGAAGGTCCGGCTGGAGGCGCTGGACCGGTCCAACGCGGCGAACCGGAGCCTCCCCGGGTGCGGGCCGGGGAGCTCCTCCGACCGGACCCGCACCTCCGTGGTGAACGGCCTCCGGAAGAAGCTGCACGACGCGATGAACCGATTCGGCGATCTCCGGCAGCGGATGGGCGGCGAATACCGCGAGACCGTGCAGCGGCGGTACTACACGGTTACGGGGGAGAATCCCGACGAGAAGGTTCTGGATCGGCTGATCGAGACCGGGGAGAGCGAGACGTTTTTGCAGAAGGCGATCCAGCAGCAGGGGAGGGGGCAGGTGATGGACACGATTCTGGAGATCCAGGAGCGGCACGACGCGGTGAAGGAGATGGAGAAGAATCTGAATGAGCTGCATCAGGTGTTTCTGGATATGGCGGTGCTGGTGCAGAGCCAGGGGGAGCAGCTCGACGACATCGAGAGCCAGGTGAACCGAGCCAGCTCCTTTGTCAGGGGTGGGACCCAACAGCTCGAGGTTGCCAGGAAGCATCAGAAGAATACCAGGAAATGGGCCTGTTTTGGGATTATTTTGCTGCTCATTGTTATTCTCATCATCATTCTTTCTATACAGCCATGGAAGAAGTGAAActgatgcttttttttttttttttggttctaTGCAGTATGATTCTTGTTTGTTGTATCTATGTCTTGTTTGATATTTGAATTCTTGATTATTTGTTGGAGAATTAGGTTTCATCATTTCGAGATTTTTTGTTGGTTGATATGGTCCATATGGAGATTATTAGTAGATGTTTTTGCCTTCTACCATTTGTTGATTTGTATCCTAGCTATTGTTTTTTATGCattttctcattattcattcaCTCGCTTTCTATTCTTAATGTTGAATTGTTATCAAACCTATTTTTACCAGATTTTCCAACTACAAATACTAACTAGGTTTTTATAGAGAAAAATAtagtgaatttatttttaaatagatgCTGATGATGTATGGAAAGACATTATTTCACCCTCTTATACATGTCTAGTTCGCAAGTATCAGAGAGATTAAGTTGATCGCATCGGGTCGTTTGAAATATGGTACTATATCTTATCATATTGAATAAAGAAAAATGCAAGTTGCTCGTTGACTGTTATTTAGTTAGGTGGGTCATAAAAGCCTCTCAATCAACCAATATGGCACTCAAAAATAAATATGCTGGGTATGATGATCATGTGAAGTGGTGATGAAAACATTATTCCTCCTGTCTCGAGACATCACTTGGTTTAGAAAAATAAGATTGTAATGTAAGAATGTATAAGTTCATATCTATTTTAACAAAAATTGattgtccaaaaaaaaaaacccaagtCAAATGAGATAACGAAAGGAGTAACTATGCATGTGACGAAGAAATGGACAATGAAAAACTGGAAAATCTCAACACATACTTACATACAGAAATATTTAAAACTTTGGTATCCATTATAATTTTGAGTAGAAAATCAAATGCATCATTTATAACAGATATTTTCAACTAGTGAAATTCTCCGTCAGGAAAATCGTGCTTGTGAAATCAAGTTGGTATCAGGAAAAGGGAGAAACGCTCACACGAAGAAAATTCTGTTTCTCTAAACAAAAACATGTTGCCATTATTTTGGGGGAGGGGTAGTTTTCATCAGCCTTCAAAAACTGCAATGAATTTTTTCCGCGTTTTTTCTCTATTGCTACAATAATACATTTAATCACTGTCATTTACAGATCGTATATTGTAAAATCACTACAAACAATTTCCCTTTAGCTGATACGAGGAAAATAATTCACAGTTGGAAGTTCATTCTTTTTGCAGCACTGTAATATGGTAAGGATGACCATGACATGAACCGGATCGCACTTTTGATTCGTTTCTGTCGTCTCCTCCGTCACCTGGCAGCAAATTCCACTGCAATGAGTAGTTCGATAAGTCAAACGTACCTTGGCAAAACACAGAAATCTGGAGGGGGACTTCAGCAGAAGACAATGGCTCAAGGTTGAATCGAGTCGAACATGATCCGGACCAAATGAATGCTGGAACACTCTCAGGTGCTAGGGCCTTCCCAACTCGAGCCCCCATAGCATCAGATGCAGGTTTAGCATCGGTTAAATGAGATGTATCGTGCCAACCAACTTCGTTTCCAGATACAGAAGCGGTGGAGGTCATTGAGTTCGACCCAGGTAAAGAATCAAGGGTGTTGATGCGAACTGATACAGCATCTTCTAAGGAGTTGTAAACAGTCATACTTAGATCTATCTCACAGAAACCAGATGAAAAGTCATGTCTCACTGACCGAGGACCATCCATTGACCACCATACCGGGCTGCTACTTCCGACTCTATGTTAAcagaaaaataaacaaaatgaaGACCAGAAGATACATTCAGTACTCAACAGAGAATGATTAATGAATTATTAAATATGCAGAAACTTCATAGCTTCAGCAGAAGACATTACAAGAAAGGTATATTTACCTGCAATGGCATGTGTAGTGAGAAAGAATTTCTGTGGTTCTTGGTGGCCTAGTATCGCTATCATACTGTGACTCGGCTATCAAGATGAAATCAACAGTGTTCCCATCACCCTATTACATTCCAAGAGAAGAGGATTATACAAAATATGTGGAATGAAACTTAGTTTGAGCTCAATCCTCAATCAACAGCAACATCAACGATCAATGATAGCAGCAAGAATGCAATAAATATCTAGCAGACTCTTAAGTTTAAGATTTAAAACAAGGCATAATGAAGCAAACCTGTACCTGGCCATGCCTTTCTTGATGCAGTCTTTCATGATGATTAAAAAGATCAAAAGGTGAAACAGACGTATCAAACAATCCACTGGACTCACTATCAACAAGTCTCACATCTGCTATTCCCTTGGCAAGAGACAATATGTTATCTTCAGTACTTCCACGAGTTCTGCAATTCTGAAGCACAAAATAACTTCAGAATGTAAGCAAGAAAATAACTCAAGATAAGATAGGGAAAACAGGAACAATTAAggcaagaaaagaaataaaacaccCTGTTTCTAGACCTATTCTTAACATGTCAGGtccttaaatatatttaaaagtcATATCGAAGACAACAGcaaaaatcctcataactacaATTCAATTGGGCTGTATAACCTCTTCCGAGTAATACAGCTGAAATGCGCAATAACAAGAATATTTCTTGTGGAAGATcaggagagagaggagaagaaggaaGTAAATGTTTTATGGAAGAGAATACAATGTCTTTTCCAAATGACAGACACAAGAATTAACTTGAAGGAGGAAAAAAGTGTCTCATGGATGATGGTAATACAATGTCTTTTCAGAACAA is a window encoding:
- the LOC130996751 gene encoding syntaxin-121-like; translated protein: MNDLFSGSFSRFRGGDQSPPPTHNIELSDVAGGVNLDRFFEDVEAVKDELRDLESLHSQLQTAHEQSKTLHNAKAIKDLRSRMDGDVAAALKKAKVVKVRLEALDRSNAANRSLPGCGPGSSSDRTRTSVVNGLRKKLHDAMNRFGDLRQRMGGEYRETVQRRYYTVTGENPDEKVLDRLIETGESETFLQKAIQQQGRGQVMDTILEIQERHDAVKEMEKNLNELHQVFLDMAVLVQSQGEQLDDIESQVNRASSFVRGGTQQLEVARKHQKNTRKWACFGIILLLIVILIIILSIQPWKK